A single window of Actinoallomurus bryophytorum DNA harbors:
- a CDS encoding glycerophosphodiester phosphodiesterase family protein — protein sequence MAAVVASLAVAVAGLVPTASASSASDNPWLARRVMNMAHAGGESEAPADTLYAFERAVRLGADMVELDVQSTSDDRLVVMHNSSVDQTTNGTGLVRDMTFRQVHALDAAYNFVPGRSAVPGLPPSSYPLRGVRTHQQQPPSGYRASDFAIPSLNKVLATFRHVPVNIEIKGTSDADTASFLHNAELLATILNRIHRSDIIVTSFNDEAIAKFHELAPAIGLAPGQQGLTNYFLSGTRPIDGTVALQIPVNLNGMPVATKEFIAKAHADGYAVHVWFSGTAPENEDAYNTLINACADGIMAAWPQVLENLLDQRGIVRPGRPGTDPCQN from the coding sequence GTGGCGGCGGTCGTCGCGTCGCTGGCCGTCGCGGTCGCCGGTCTGGTTCCCACCGCGTCGGCGTCCAGCGCGTCGGATAATCCGTGGCTTGCTCGCCGGGTCATGAACATGGCCCATGCCGGTGGTGAGAGTGAGGCCCCGGCGGACACCCTGTACGCGTTCGAACGCGCGGTCAGGCTGGGCGCGGACATGGTCGAGCTGGATGTGCAGTCGACGTCGGATGACCGGCTGGTGGTGATGCACAATTCCTCGGTCGATCAGACCACCAACGGCACCGGCCTGGTCCGCGACATGACCTTCCGCCAGGTCCACGCCCTGGACGCGGCGTACAACTTCGTGCCGGGCCGTAGTGCGGTTCCGGGTCTGCCGCCCTCGTCGTATCCGCTGCGCGGCGTACGCACCCACCAGCAACAGCCACCGTCGGGTTACCGGGCGAGTGACTTCGCCATCCCCTCTTTGAACAAGGTCCTCGCCACGTTCCGGCACGTGCCCGTCAACATCGAGATCAAGGGGACCAGCGACGCCGACACCGCCTCGTTCCTGCACAACGCGGAACTGCTGGCCACGATCCTCAACCGGATCCACCGCAGCGACATCATCGTGACCTCTTTCAACGACGAGGCCATCGCCAAATTTCACGAACTCGCGCCGGCCATCGGGCTGGCACCCGGACAACAAGGCCTCACCAATTACTTCTTGTCCGGCACGCGGCCGATCGATGGGACCGTGGCCCTGCAGATCCCGGTGAACCTCAACGGGATGCCGGTCGCGACGAAGGAATTCATCGCCAAGGCCCACGCGGACGGTTACGCGGTCCACGTCTGGTTCAGCGGCACCGCGCCGGAGAACGAAGACGCCTACAACACCCTTATCAACGCCTGCGCCGACGGCATCATGGCGGCCTGGCCACAGGTCCTGGAAAACCTCCTCGACCAGCGCGGCATCGTCCGCCCCGGCCGACCCGGCACCGACCCCTGCCAAAACTGA
- a CDS encoding response regulator transcription factor: MVTSSARLLVVDDEENIRDLVATGLHYQGYEVATAADGRSALAQAEAFRPDLIVLDVSLPDIDGFRVCDRLQGLGQAPPIIFLTARRTLEDKLTGLSSGGDDYITKPFSLQELHARVRVVLRRTRTAPDAPRRLRVGDLELDVDTCTVRRACDQVTLTPTEFKLLRCLMEHAGQVLSKEQLLDLVWNYDFDGNAQVVETYVYYLRKKLDRTGPPMIHTVRGFGYALRAGS; encoded by the coding sequence GTGGTGACATCTTCGGCGCGGCTGCTCGTGGTGGACGACGAGGAGAACATTCGCGACCTGGTCGCGACCGGCCTGCACTACCAGGGCTATGAGGTGGCCACGGCGGCCGACGGCCGGTCGGCGCTGGCCCAGGCGGAGGCGTTCCGCCCCGACCTCATCGTGCTGGACGTCTCGCTGCCCGACATCGACGGCTTCCGGGTGTGCGACCGGCTGCAGGGCCTCGGCCAAGCCCCGCCGATCATCTTCCTGACCGCACGCCGCACGCTGGAGGACAAGCTCACCGGCCTGTCCTCCGGCGGTGACGACTACATCACCAAACCGTTCAGCCTGCAGGAACTGCACGCCCGGGTGCGGGTGGTGCTGCGCCGTACCCGGACCGCGCCGGACGCGCCCCGCCGCTTGCGCGTCGGCGACCTGGAACTGGACGTCGACACCTGTACGGTGCGCCGCGCGTGCGACCAGGTCACCCTTACTCCGACCGAGTTCAAGCTACTGCGCTGCCTGATGGAGCACGCGGGCCAGGTGCTGTCCAAGGAACAACTGCTCGACCTGGTCTGGAACTACGACTTCGACGGCAACGCACAGGTCGTCGAGACGTACGTCTATTACCTCCGCAAGAAGTTGGACCGGACCGGCCCACCGATGATCCACACGGTCCGCGGCTTCGGCTACGCCTTGCGCGCGGGGTCATGA
- a CDS encoding sensor histidine kinase: protein MSLRMRILAGLVGLLVLGLAAFGVGINRLMKGKLENQLDQQLVAVAGTVRQVLVTDKDQRGLDRLFDMPFPERKVPPDPDLPLPRKAGAGILEGPQGVSDLAAFPPGLVVEVRSQSGTLLDRQMFPSKMRVEDLPAGRPTVAPTGPGHRRTLTTTMHEGGTPVLVTLAIPIAPVDGVLGQLTVIELVLGVIIVVIGAGLALVVARVTARPLARIAATADAISGGDLTRRVPDRNPKTEVGRVGLALNAMLGEIQRYVERLVESEQRMRRFLGDASHELATPLTSIRGYSELFRSGAQDRPEDLARAMSRIEAEAARMTGLVEELLLLAELDEGRPLRPARVDLRAIAADAVDDARLAAPDRTIELEATAGLYVHGEENRLRQVAANLLSNACRHTPPGTPITVTAAPGVLEVADDGPGMDAVRAARVFDRFYGDGSGLGLAIVASIVAAHGGTVQVTSAPGEGTTFRVELPPVRESDRILTGS from the coding sequence ATGTCGCTACGGATGCGCATCCTCGCCGGACTCGTCGGCCTTCTCGTCCTCGGCCTCGCCGCCTTCGGCGTGGGCATCAACCGGCTGATGAAGGGCAAGCTGGAGAACCAGCTCGACCAGCAGCTGGTGGCGGTGGCGGGCACCGTACGGCAGGTCCTCGTCACCGACAAGGACCAGCGCGGCCTGGACCGGCTCTTCGACATGCCGTTTCCCGAGAGGAAGGTCCCGCCCGATCCCGACCTCCCGCTTCCCCGGAAGGCGGGTGCCGGCATCCTGGAAGGGCCGCAGGGCGTCTCTGACCTGGCGGCCTTTCCGCCCGGCCTGGTCGTCGAGGTCCGCAGCCAGAGCGGCACCCTGCTCGACCGCCAGATGTTCCCCAGCAAGATGAGGGTCGAGGACCTCCCTGCCGGCCGGCCCACCGTCGCCCCGACGGGACCGGGTCACCGGCGGACGCTGACGACGACGATGCACGAAGGCGGCACCCCCGTACTGGTGACACTGGCGATCCCGATCGCCCCGGTCGACGGGGTCCTCGGACAGCTCACCGTCATCGAGCTCGTCCTCGGCGTCATCATCGTGGTGATCGGAGCCGGGCTCGCGCTGGTCGTGGCGCGGGTCACCGCGCGGCCGCTCGCCCGGATCGCGGCCACCGCCGACGCCATCTCCGGAGGCGACCTCACCCGGCGGGTCCCCGACAGGAACCCCAAGACCGAGGTGGGCCGGGTCGGGCTGGCGCTGAACGCCATGCTCGGAGAGATCCAGCGGTACGTCGAGCGGCTCGTGGAGTCCGAGCAGCGGATGCGGCGGTTCCTCGGCGACGCCTCGCACGAACTGGCCACGCCGCTCACCTCCATCCGCGGCTATTCCGAGCTGTTCCGCAGCGGAGCCCAGGACAGGCCGGAGGACCTGGCACGTGCGATGAGCCGGATCGAGGCCGAGGCGGCCCGGATGACCGGGCTCGTGGAAGAACTGCTGCTGCTCGCGGAGCTGGACGAGGGCCGCCCGCTGCGCCCCGCGCGGGTGGATCTTCGGGCGATCGCCGCCGACGCCGTGGACGACGCCCGGCTCGCGGCTCCGGATCGGACCATCGAGCTGGAGGCCACCGCCGGCCTGTACGTCCACGGCGAGGAGAACCGGCTCCGGCAGGTCGCCGCGAACCTGCTGTCCAACGCCTGCCGGCACACCCCGCCGGGCACGCCGATCACGGTCACCGCGGCGCCGGGCGTCCTCGAGGTGGCAGACGATGGGCCGGGCATGGACGCTGTACGGGCCGCGCGCGTCTTCGACCGCTTCTACGGCGACGGTTCCGGGCTGGGTCTGGCGATCGTCGCCTCGATCGTGGCCGCCCACGGCGGCACCGTCCAGGTCACCAGTGCGCCCGGGGAGGGCACGACGTTCCGGGTCGAGCTGCCGCCCGTACGCGAGTCTGACCGGATTCTGACCGGAAGCTGA
- a CDS encoding peptidoglycan-binding protein — protein MKRLGISLTAVGGLAVIAAGVLWTTASKPSATASPTPSAGTTTATVTRADLVETDEEQGTLGFDGARTLQSSASGVLTAEPAEGTTVTRDQTLYGVGLHPVRLFYGAVPLSRTLALGVSDGRDVKQLESNLRTLGYDPYHGMTIDDHFSVATQAAVERWQKAHKQTRTGRVTLADLVFLPGSLRIGTQHAKPGDRIGAGARLLDITGTARIATVDLPADSDLAHAGDKVTVELPDGSGTPGVITEVSTTAAGNSSGSESNGNSGSGNDATVAVTVRLTEPKAGGGLDRAPVTVGFTRRRAKNVLAVPVAALVTLSTGGYAVDVTSGGAVQRVAIKTGMFATNGAGTGRVEISGPGISEGLRVVVPQ, from the coding sequence ATGAAACGCCTCGGAATCTCGCTCACCGCCGTGGGCGGCCTCGCCGTCATCGCCGCCGGAGTCCTGTGGACCACTGCCTCCAAGCCCTCCGCCACCGCCTCACCCACCCCGTCCGCGGGGACCACGACCGCCACCGTCACCCGTGCCGACCTCGTCGAGACCGACGAGGAGCAGGGCACGCTCGGCTTCGACGGGGCCCGTACCCTCCAGTCGTCGGCGTCCGGCGTCCTCACCGCCGAGCCCGCCGAGGGCACCACCGTCACCCGCGACCAGACGCTGTACGGCGTCGGCCTGCACCCGGTGCGGCTCTTCTACGGCGCCGTACCGTTGTCGCGCACCCTCGCCCTGGGCGTCTCCGACGGCAGGGACGTCAAGCAGCTGGAGAGCAACCTGCGCACCCTCGGGTACGACCCGTACCACGGCATGACCATCGACGATCACTTCTCCGTCGCGACCCAGGCCGCCGTCGAGCGCTGGCAGAAGGCGCACAAGCAGACGAGGACCGGCCGGGTCACCCTGGCCGACCTGGTGTTCTTGCCAGGCTCGCTCCGGATCGGCACCCAGCACGCCAAGCCCGGCGACCGGATCGGGGCGGGCGCCCGGCTCCTCGACATCACCGGCACCGCCCGCATCGCCACCGTGGACCTGCCCGCGGACAGCGATCTCGCGCACGCCGGGGACAAGGTCACCGTCGAACTGCCCGACGGCAGCGGGACGCCCGGCGTCATCACCGAGGTCAGCACGACCGCCGCCGGCAACTCCTCCGGCTCGGAGAGCAACGGCAACTCGGGCTCGGGCAACGACGCCACCGTCGCGGTGACCGTACGGCTCACCGAACCCAAGGCCGGCGGCGGCTTGGACCGGGCTCCGGTCACCGTCGGCTTCACCCGCCGGCGCGCCAAGAACGTCCTCGCCGTACCGGTCGCCGCGCTCGTCACCCTCTCCACCGGCGGGTACGCCGTGGACGTCACCAGCGGCGGAGCCGTACAACGAGTCGCGATCAAGACCGGCATGTTCGCCACCAACGGCGCCGGCACGGGTCGGGTGGAGATCTCCGGCCCGGGCATCAGCGAGGGCCTCCGGGTGGTGGTCCCGCAGTGA
- a CDS encoding ABC transporter ATP-binding protein produces MSPVIELHDVRKTYPGPVEVLHGIDLTIERDEQVAILGPSGSGKSTLLNLIGILDRPTSGTLVVNGQDTAALTDGRLAGLRATTIGFVFQQFFLLDYRTALDNVADGLLYTATPLRERRRRAAEVLDRVGLGGRFGHRPAQLSGGERQRVAIARALVGRPTLVLADEPTGALDTANGAAVLELLGELHDDGTTLIVITHDPSVAAAMDREIHIRDGRIHPEPT; encoded by the coding sequence GTGAGTCCGGTCATCGAGCTCCACGACGTTCGCAAGACCTATCCGGGGCCGGTCGAGGTCCTGCACGGCATCGACCTGACCATCGAACGCGACGAGCAGGTGGCGATCCTCGGCCCGTCCGGCTCCGGCAAGTCCACGCTGCTCAACCTCATCGGCATCCTCGACCGCCCGACCTCCGGCACGCTCGTCGTGAACGGCCAGGACACCGCCGCATTGACCGACGGGCGGCTCGCCGGGCTGCGCGCCACCACCATCGGCTTCGTCTTCCAGCAGTTCTTCCTGCTCGACTACCGCACCGCGCTGGACAACGTCGCCGACGGCCTCCTCTACACCGCCACCCCCCTGCGCGAACGCCGCCGCCGGGCCGCCGAGGTCCTGGACCGAGTAGGCCTCGGCGGCCGGTTCGGGCACCGCCCGGCCCAGCTGTCCGGCGGCGAACGCCAACGTGTCGCCATCGCCCGCGCCCTCGTCGGCCGGCCCACCCTCGTGCTGGCCGACGAGCCGACCGGCGCCCTCGACACCGCCAACGGCGCCGCCGTCCTCGAACTCCTCGGCGAACTGCACGACGACGGCACCACCCTCATCGTCATCACCCACGACCCCAGCGTCGCCGCCGCCATGGACCGTGAGATCCACATCCGCGACGGCCGCATCCACCCGGAGCCGACATGA
- a CDS encoding ABC transporter permease, giving the protein MSSSRLTTADLVRVSLLGIGARKLRAALSVLGIAIGIAAIVCVLGISQSSAAGLQHELDRLGTNLLTVQPGESLTGDQSTLPLSAEQTLTNAPYVQQVSGIAPVSGTVLRNQRIGSIITGGIGIKAARPNLPSALHGKVAQGVFLNAATSDYPVTVLGAVAAQRLGITTLRPDTAVRVGGKTFTVAGILAPIELAPDIDRSALIGFAEAERAFRVDGSAATVYLRTDPDHVGEAAKTLAAAANPAHPDLVSVSQPSAALSAQLAAKKTFNGLLLGLGAVAVLVGAIGIANVMVISVLERRSEIGLRRALGATRGHIGGQFVGESLALALLGGLAGCALGTLVTVGYAHYKHWEAVIPATALPLGLAGSLLIGTIAGLYPAARAARLPPTQALAR; this is encoded by the coding sequence ATGAGTTCCAGCCGCCTCACCACCGCCGATCTGGTCCGCGTCTCGCTCCTCGGCATCGGCGCACGTAAACTCCGGGCCGCCCTTTCCGTCCTCGGCATCGCCATCGGCATCGCCGCCATCGTCTGCGTTCTGGGTATTTCACAGTCCAGCGCGGCCGGCCTCCAGCACGAGCTCGACCGGCTCGGCACCAACCTGCTCACCGTCCAGCCCGGCGAGAGCCTCACCGGCGACCAGTCCACCCTTCCGCTGTCCGCCGAACAGACCCTCACGAACGCCCCGTACGTCCAGCAGGTGTCCGGCATCGCCCCGGTCTCCGGCACCGTCCTGCGCAACCAGCGCATCGGCTCCATCATCACCGGCGGCATCGGCATCAAGGCGGCCCGTCCCAACCTGCCCTCCGCTCTGCACGGCAAAGTCGCCCAGGGTGTCTTCCTGAACGCCGCCACCAGCGACTACCCCGTCACCGTCCTCGGCGCGGTGGCCGCCCAGCGCCTCGGCATCACCACCCTGCGTCCCGACACCGCGGTACGGGTCGGCGGCAAGACCTTCACGGTCGCCGGCATCCTCGCCCCCATCGAGCTGGCCCCCGACATCGACCGCTCCGCCCTCATCGGCTTCGCCGAAGCCGAGCGGGCCTTCCGCGTCGACGGTTCGGCCGCCACCGTCTACCTGCGCACCGACCCTGACCACGTCGGAGAGGCCGCCAAGACCCTCGCCGCCGCCGCCAATCCCGCCCATCCCGACCTGGTCAGTGTCAGCCAGCCCTCGGCCGCGCTCAGCGCCCAGCTCGCCGCCAAGAAGACCTTCAACGGCCTCCTCCTCGGCCTCGGCGCGGTCGCCGTCCTGGTCGGCGCGATCGGCATCGCCAACGTCATGGTCATCTCGGTGCTCGAACGCCGCAGTGAGATCGGACTGCGCCGCGCCCTCGGGGCGACCCGCGGGCACATCGGCGGCCAGTTCGTCGGCGAATCCCTCGCCCTCGCGCTCCTCGGCGGTCTCGCCGGCTGCGCCCTCGGCACCCTCGTCACCGTCGGCTACGCCCATTACAAACACTGGGAGGCCGTCATCCCGGCCACGGCCCTGCCCCTCGGCCTGGCCGGCAGTCTCCTCATCGGCACCATCGCCGGCCTCTACCCGGCCGCCCGCGCCGCCCGTCTTCCCCCCACGCAGGCTCTGGCCCGATGA
- a CDS encoding DNA-binding protein: MTDDPFVTPDPAGAHARRRYPALMRITERHARGELRERWERSQLPMGPLDAWRQVVLVAGGGLVPRDGEPGADANDIAAALTLVDSARGEVDAMEIGLLEMARGRGMTWQQIAFHMGLGSAQAARQRHQRLAARTDSAAG; this comes from the coding sequence ATGACCGACGACCCTTTCGTAACCCCCGATCCGGCCGGCGCCCATGCCAGGCGCAGGTACCCCGCCCTGATGAGGATCACCGAGCGGCACGCGCGCGGTGAGCTGCGGGAACGCTGGGAGCGGTCCCAGCTGCCCATGGGGCCGCTGGACGCCTGGCGCCAGGTCGTTCTCGTCGCGGGAGGCGGGCTGGTGCCACGGGACGGTGAGCCCGGCGCGGACGCCAATGACATCGCCGCCGCGCTGACCCTGGTCGACTCGGCGCGGGGAGAGGTGGACGCGATGGAGATCGGGCTGCTGGAGATGGCACGGGGGCGAGGCATGACCTGGCAGCAGATCGCCTTCCACATGGGGCTGGGTTCGGCCCAGGCGGCTCGTCAGCGGCACCAGCGCCTTGCCGCCCGTACGGACTCCGCGGCAGGTTGA
- a CDS encoding transcriptional regulator, giving the protein MVLRIGDTRRQRTGRTGRRTDRPQGLTHQDLNRSRAGHGIATRPRRPAFRLSAGHDRDQRLGAVQAGSALANAGYVSVRKARDLGTRRTYVQLTAPGRQAFQRHAAALSRIVAAAGVPAETPRPGEREETAPGRPGGPH; this is encoded by the coding sequence GTGGTCCTTCGGATCGGGGACACTCGGCGTCAGCGGACTGGACGCACAGGTCGGCGTACGGACCGGCCACAAGGGCTGACACATCAAGATCTGAACCGATCGAGGGCCGGCCACGGGATCGCCACGCGACCCCGTCGGCCGGCCTTTCGGCTTTCTGCGGGACACGATCGCGACCAGCGACTCGGCGCTGTCCAAGCAGGCTCCGCTCTGGCGAACGCCGGGTACGTCTCGGTACGCAAGGCGCGGGACCTGGGGACGCGGCGCACTTACGTGCAGCTCACCGCGCCGGGGCGGCAGGCGTTCCAGCGGCACGCCGCGGCGCTGAGCCGGATCGTCGCGGCCGCGGGCGTGCCGGCGGAGACGCCCCGGCCCGGCGAGCGCGAGGAGACCGCCCCTGGCCGGCCCGGTGGCCCTCACTGA
- a CDS encoding FG-GAP-like repeat-containing protein, with protein sequence MISRILALALSAGAVSAVGAAGLVHVAHATARPSALAVTQGKPYDFNGDGYADLAFGSPYGKVSGHSSAGFVTIVPGSAKGPVTSKKKILSQNTTGVPGSAEAGDHFGMALTSFDVDRDGYADLIVGAPDEDTGAGVDAGAEWILWGSSSGLSGTGSVSDNEPSNGSEGPGAGHRFGASMAEGDADGDGYTDWVTTAPGAAFWWYTTTTPTAAVKAASARSFPSGSHGRPLRHKVAGKTVTAAATSTLSFFPAIADVNGDQAGDIVIGWQDPSATDPAQRSGFDVYPSSPDGSVPVKSVYTPLTSLASGDFNGDGSSDVAVGYSGESGGTGGHVTVYMGDSTLSMATFNTITQSTSGVPGAAASGDHFGYSVAAGDLNADGKDDLVVGAPYKTVSGKTVAGEAVALYGGTTGLTGTGAQAFSQSTAGVAGTAEKNDSLGWTVSVLDVNRDGYGDLVAGAPKENGTDGAVSVLKGTGTHVTATGSWSFGSGTLGVSGLDAQVGVRTGHKG encoded by the coding sequence GTGATTTCTCGCATTCTCGCTCTGGCGTTGTCCGCGGGCGCGGTCAGCGCGGTGGGAGCGGCCGGACTGGTGCACGTCGCCCACGCGACGGCCCGTCCATCGGCGCTTGCGGTGACGCAGGGCAAGCCGTACGACTTCAACGGTGACGGGTACGCCGACCTGGCGTTCGGCAGCCCGTACGGCAAGGTCAGCGGCCACTCGAGCGCCGGTTTTGTGACGATCGTGCCCGGCTCGGCAAAGGGGCCGGTCACGTCGAAGAAGAAGATCCTCAGCCAGAACACCACGGGTGTGCCGGGCAGCGCCGAGGCCGGCGACCACTTCGGCATGGCGCTCACGTCCTTCGACGTCGACAGGGACGGCTACGCCGACCTGATCGTCGGCGCCCCCGACGAGGACACGGGTGCCGGGGTCGACGCCGGCGCCGAGTGGATCCTCTGGGGTTCCTCGTCGGGGCTGAGTGGCACCGGCTCGGTCAGTGACAACGAACCCAGCAACGGAAGCGAGGGGCCGGGAGCCGGGCACCGGTTCGGTGCCTCGATGGCCGAGGGCGACGCCGACGGCGACGGCTACACCGACTGGGTCACCACCGCGCCGGGTGCGGCGTTCTGGTGGTACACGACGACCACGCCGACGGCCGCCGTGAAGGCCGCCTCCGCGAGGTCGTTCCCGTCCGGCAGCCATGGTCGGCCGCTGCGGCACAAGGTCGCCGGCAAGACGGTGACCGCCGCGGCGACCTCGACCCTGTCCTTCTTCCCCGCGATCGCCGACGTGAACGGTGACCAGGCGGGCGACATCGTGATCGGCTGGCAGGACCCGTCCGCCACCGACCCGGCGCAGCGTTCCGGGTTCGACGTCTACCCCAGCTCGCCGGACGGCAGCGTGCCGGTGAAATCGGTCTACACGCCGCTCACCTCGCTGGCCAGCGGAGACTTCAACGGTGACGGGTCCTCCGACGTCGCCGTGGGCTACAGCGGCGAAAGCGGCGGTACGGGCGGCCACGTGACCGTCTACATGGGCGACTCCACCCTGTCGATGGCCACGTTCAACACCATCACGCAATCCACGTCGGGCGTGCCCGGTGCGGCGGCGTCGGGCGACCACTTCGGGTACTCCGTGGCGGCCGGTGACCTCAACGCCGACGGCAAGGACGACCTCGTGGTGGGCGCGCCCTACAAGACGGTCAGCGGCAAGACCGTGGCCGGTGAGGCGGTCGCGCTGTACGGCGGCACCACCGGGCTGACCGGCACCGGCGCGCAGGCCTTCTCACAGAGCACGGCGGGTGTGGCCGGTACGGCCGAGAAGAACGACTCGCTCGGCTGGACGGTGAGCGTGCTCGACGTCAACCGCGACGGGTACGGCGACCTGGTCGCCGGCGCGCCGAAGGAGAACGGCACCGACGGCGCGGTGAGCGTGCTGAAGGGCACCGGAACCCACGTGACGGCCACCGGCTCGTGGTCCTTCGGATCGGGGACACTCGGCGTCAGCGGACTGGACGCACAGGTCGGCGTACGGACCGGCCACAAGGGCTGA
- a CDS encoding LysR family transcriptional regulator codes for MDAHLRDLRYFVAVAEELSFTKAANERLFISQPTLSRQIRQLEISLRAKLFERDRRTVSLTKAGEVMLAQARLLLAQWDETRHAVAEAAAAQDTTLRVGFQTRIGRGLIPGVTARMARLLPGWKLTFRQVSWQDPTAGLAGSEVDVAVAWLPVPDTGRLSWRVVATEERWVALPVDHRLARRSTLSLTDLADEPFIALPAAAGPLRRFWLAAEERSAPARIAAEAETAEETFEAVASGLGVALLAAGNAETYRRDDVAFRPVTGLSPSRLAVVWRTNDDRQAIRIFVDACFQCLCTEAS; via the coding sequence ATGGATGCTCATCTTCGCGACCTTCGGTACTTCGTCGCCGTCGCGGAAGAACTCAGCTTCACGAAGGCCGCGAATGAGCGGCTCTTCATCTCTCAGCCCACGCTGAGCCGGCAGATCCGGCAGCTGGAGATCTCCCTGCGCGCCAAGCTCTTCGAGCGCGACCGTCGCACGGTGAGCCTGACGAAGGCGGGCGAGGTCATGCTGGCGCAGGCTCGGCTCCTGCTCGCCCAGTGGGACGAGACCCGGCACGCGGTGGCCGAAGCCGCCGCGGCGCAGGACACGACGCTGAGGGTCGGGTTCCAGACCAGAATCGGCCGCGGGCTCATCCCCGGTGTCACCGCGAGGATGGCGCGGCTGCTGCCAGGATGGAAGCTGACCTTCCGGCAGGTCTCCTGGCAGGACCCCACCGCGGGCCTGGCCGGCTCCGAAGTCGACGTCGCGGTCGCGTGGCTTCCCGTACCGGACACCGGACGGCTTTCCTGGCGCGTTGTCGCGACCGAGGAACGATGGGTGGCGCTGCCGGTGGATCATCGCCTCGCGCGGCGTTCCACCCTCTCACTCACGGATCTCGCGGACGAGCCGTTCATCGCCCTGCCCGCCGCCGCGGGCCCGCTGCGGCGGTTCTGGCTGGCCGCCGAGGAACGCTCGGCCCCAGCGCGGATCGCCGCCGAGGCCGAAACAGCCGAAGAGACCTTCGAAGCGGTCGCCTCCGGCCTCGGCGTGGCGCTCCTGGCGGCCGGCAACGCGGAGACCTACCGACGCGACGACGTGGCCTTCCGTCCCGTCACCGGACTCTCGCCCAGCCGGCTCGCGGTCGTGTGGCGCACGAACGATGACCGCCAGGCCATCCGGATCTTCGTCGACGCGTGCTTCCAATGCCTGTGCACCGAAGCGAGCTGA
- a CDS encoding TIGR03619 family F420-dependent LLM class oxidoreductase, producing the protein MKLGVQGLNAKATLSPAVTRRLARRAEELGYSSWWAGEHVVLPSPRTPDSPMDPKDPILDPLVHLSYVAAVTEKIELGTGIVILPQRNPMVLAKQVASLDLLSGGRLLLGIGAGYLEPEMTAVGVPMSERGGRTDEYLDAMTALWTSEAPAFRGRYVAFEKIDAHPRPVRPGGPRIVVGGHSPAAFRRAVTRGHGWFGNGTHDDLVACLAGLGRAAAEVDRPARLGRLEITFMQVNPVTVDADAARRYADLGVDRLVVYPLPIEDPDDVIRFLEQHADLPR; encoded by the coding sequence GTGAAACTGGGTGTGCAGGGGCTGAACGCCAAGGCGACGCTGAGTCCGGCAGTGACACGCCGCCTGGCGCGACGGGCCGAAGAACTGGGCTATTCGTCCTGGTGGGCGGGCGAGCATGTGGTGCTGCCCAGCCCCCGGACGCCCGACTCGCCGATGGACCCCAAGGATCCGATCCTGGACCCGCTGGTGCACCTGAGCTACGTCGCCGCCGTCACCGAGAAGATCGAGCTGGGCACGGGAATCGTCATCCTGCCCCAGCGCAATCCCATGGTTCTCGCCAAACAGGTCGCAAGCCTGGACCTTCTCAGCGGAGGCCGACTGCTGCTCGGCATCGGCGCCGGTTACCTGGAGCCGGAGATGACCGCGGTCGGGGTGCCGATGTCCGAACGGGGCGGGCGGACCGACGAATATCTCGACGCGATGACCGCGTTGTGGACGAGCGAGGCCCCGGCCTTCCGCGGCCGGTACGTGGCATTCGAAAAGATCGACGCGCATCCGCGGCCGGTACGGCCCGGCGGTCCGAGGATCGTGGTCGGCGGCCACAGCCCGGCGGCGTTCCGCCGAGCCGTGACCCGCGGTCACGGCTGGTTCGGCAACGGTACGCACGACGACCTGGTCGCCTGCCTCGCCGGGCTGGGCCGCGCCGCCGCCGAGGTCGACCGCCCGGCCCGGCTCGGCCGCCTGGAGATCACCTTCATGCAGGTGAACCCGGTGACCGTGGACGCCGACGCCGCTCGCCGTTACGCGGATCTCGGGGTCGACCGGCTGGTGGTCTATCCACTGCCGATCGAGGATCCCGACGACGTCATCAGGTTCCTCGAGCAGCACGCCGACCTGCCCCGCTGA